In Arthrobacter ramosus, one DNA window encodes the following:
- the ftsY gene encoding signal recognition particle-docking protein FtsY, whose amino-acid sequence MNDLLPIILSIVAAIVVVGGLIPVLLKARKSSSTYAGTRDANDPADKAPAGGGTIVDDAPGTAPDRTAPGPVVEPAELAVPETDVPDDAAGLELIQVETPAPVEGRLNRLRARLVKSNSILGKGLLALLSSDKIDENVWDEVEETLLLADLGTEPTMQLVDALRARVKVQGTRSPEDVKALLREELIKLVDPTMDRSLNVERKGAHPAIMIVVGVNGVGKTTTVGKLARVLVAEDKDVLLGAADTFRAAAAEQLATWGQRVGVATVRSHVDGADPASVAYEAVKAGIEQEVDVVMIDTAGRLQNKVGLMDELSKVKRVIEKLAEVDEVLLVLDATTGQNGLNQAKVFSEVVNITGIVLTKLDGTAKGGIVVAIQKALGVPVKLVGLGEGPDDLAPFEAEAFVDALLN is encoded by the coding sequence GTGAACGATCTCCTCCCCATTATCTTGTCCATTGTCGCTGCCATCGTGGTGGTCGGAGGGCTGATTCCTGTCCTGCTCAAGGCGCGGAAGTCTTCCTCGACTTACGCTGGAACGCGCGACGCCAACGACCCCGCTGACAAGGCGCCGGCAGGCGGCGGAACGATCGTCGACGACGCCCCCGGGACCGCGCCGGATCGCACGGCGCCCGGACCCGTCGTCGAACCCGCCGAGCTTGCTGTACCGGAGACCGACGTTCCGGACGACGCCGCGGGACTGGAACTTATCCAGGTGGAGACCCCCGCGCCTGTCGAGGGCCGCCTCAACCGGCTTCGGGCGCGACTGGTCAAATCCAACAGCATTCTCGGCAAGGGACTCCTGGCCCTGCTTTCGAGCGACAAGATCGACGAAAACGTCTGGGACGAAGTCGAAGAAACGCTGCTCCTTGCCGACCTCGGCACCGAGCCCACTATGCAGCTGGTCGATGCTTTGCGTGCACGGGTAAAAGTGCAAGGCACCCGCAGTCCAGAGGACGTCAAGGCACTCCTGCGCGAGGAACTCATCAAGCTCGTGGACCCCACGATGGACCGCAGCCTGAACGTGGAACGCAAGGGAGCCCACCCGGCCATCATGATCGTCGTCGGGGTCAACGGGGTCGGCAAGACCACCACCGTCGGCAAGCTGGCGCGCGTTCTCGTCGCCGAAGACAAGGACGTCCTGCTGGGCGCAGCCGACACCTTCCGGGCAGCGGCTGCGGAGCAGCTCGCCACGTGGGGCCAGCGTGTCGGCGTCGCAACCGTCAGGTCGCACGTCGACGGCGCGGACCCGGCTTCTGTCGCCTATGAAGCCGTCAAGGCCGGCATTGAGCAGGAAGTGGATGTCGTCATGATCGACACCGCCGGCCGCCTGCAGAACAAGGTCGGCCTCATGGACGAGCTCAGCAAGGTCAAGCGCGTCATCGAGAAACTGGCCGAAGTGGACGAAGTCCTGCTGGTACTGGACGCGACCACCGGCCAGAACGGCCTGAACCAGGCCAAGGTCTTCTCCGAAGTAGTCAACATCACGGGAATCGTGCTCACTAAGCTCGACGGCACCGCGAAGGGCGGGATCGTCGTCGCGATCCAAAAGGCCCTCGGCGTGCCGGTCAAGCTCGTTGGCCTCGGCGAAGGCCCGGACGACCTCGCGCCGTTCGAGGCCGAAGCGTTCGTCGACGCCCTGCTGAACTAG
- a CDS encoding MFS transporter, producing MTASPESPANQGARAAKAAMPRDIKVMLAAAFLIALGFGLVAPVLPQFATTFDVGATAAAVIVSIFAFMRLVFAPAGGALMGRFGERRVYIAGLLIVAASTAACAFAQNYWQLLVFRGLGGAGSVMFTVAAMGLLIRLAPPESRGRVSGAYASAFLIGSVLGPVVGGLLAGFGLRVPFLAYAAALVLAALVVRTQLTESSKAAKQGGAAGPAMRMKEALGDSAYRAALFSSFSNGWATFGVRMATVPLFAVVVLAGGPASAGWALAVFAGGNALALTFSGRMADSFGRKPMMLLGLVVTGLATATIGLTGNLPAFFAASAAAGFGSGLLNPAQQAAVGDIIGRGRSGGKVLAVFQMASDAGAIVGPVLVGLLADGLGYGWAFGATGGILVLAALGWSAAREPMQRGAESVDSPN from the coding sequence ATGACTGCAAGCCCCGAATCCCCCGCCAATCAAGGGGCGAGGGCCGCGAAGGCCGCAATGCCGCGGGACATCAAGGTGATGTTGGCGGCGGCGTTCCTGATTGCACTGGGTTTTGGCCTCGTGGCGCCCGTGCTCCCGCAGTTCGCCACGACTTTCGACGTCGGAGCAACGGCAGCCGCGGTGATCGTGAGTATTTTCGCCTTCATGCGCCTGGTATTCGCTCCGGCCGGGGGTGCCCTGATGGGCCGCTTCGGCGAGCGTCGCGTGTACATCGCAGGGTTGCTGATTGTGGCGGCGTCGACGGCGGCCTGCGCGTTCGCCCAGAACTATTGGCAGCTGCTGGTCTTCCGGGGCCTTGGCGGAGCCGGTTCCGTGATGTTCACCGTGGCAGCGATGGGCCTGTTAATCAGGCTCGCCCCTCCGGAAAGCCGTGGACGGGTGTCCGGCGCGTACGCCTCCGCCTTCCTGATCGGCAGCGTCCTGGGGCCCGTGGTTGGCGGGCTGCTGGCCGGGTTTGGCCTGCGCGTCCCGTTCCTCGCGTACGCGGCAGCCCTGGTCCTGGCGGCCTTGGTTGTACGCACGCAGCTCACGGAAAGTTCAAAGGCAGCGAAGCAAGGTGGCGCGGCGGGCCCGGCAATGCGCATGAAGGAGGCCCTGGGCGATTCTGCCTACCGGGCCGCCCTGTTCTCCAGTTTCAGCAACGGCTGGGCGACCTTCGGCGTGCGCATGGCCACAGTGCCATTGTTCGCGGTGGTTGTCCTGGCCGGAGGACCGGCCTCGGCGGGTTGGGCGCTGGCCGTGTTTGCAGGGGGAAACGCGCTGGCGCTGACCTTCTCCGGCCGCATGGCTGACAGTTTCGGCCGCAAGCCCATGATGCTGCTGGGCTTGGTCGTCACCGGCCTGGCCACCGCCACCATCGGCTTGACCGGCAATCTCCCCGCGTTTTTCGCGGCGTCTGCCGCGGCCGGCTTCGGCTCCGGCTTGCTGAACCCGGCCCAGCAGGCCGCCGTCGGGGACATCATCGGTCGTGGCCGCTCCGGCGGCAAGGTGCTGGCGGTTTTCCAGATGGCCTCCGACGCCGGAGCCATCGTGGGCCCCGTCCTGGTCGGCCTCCTGGCCGATGGACTTGGCTACGGCTGGGCATTCGGCGCAACCGGCGGCATCCTCGTGCTCGCCGCCCTCGGCTGGTCCGCGGCACGCGAGCCGATGCAGCGCGGCGCGGAAAGCGTCGACTCCCCCAACTGA
- a CDS encoding ammonium transporter, producing MDFTAGLVWLLVASAFVLFMTPGLAFFYGGMTRAKAALNMMMMSFIAIGTVTIVWVLWGASMSTSNTDNFFELFANPFSHFGLHNFTDPADLLHVGYAATFAIITVALISGAIADRAKFSAWTLFTPIWATLVYAPLAYMVWGGGLFSATGWFGQTFAPVIDFAGGTVVHINAGVAGLILVLIIGNRKGFGKDPNHRPHNVPLVMLGAAILWFGWFGFNAGAAANVQQAGLIWINTLVAPAAAMLGWLIVERIRDGHPTSLGAASGVVAGLVAITPACANVSPLGAIALGVAAGVASALAVGLKFKLGYDDSLDVVGVHLVSGIIGTVAIGFLATPTQGPAGLFYGGGTTQLVAQSLAALCSIVFTGVMTFIIAYPIHKLMGFRISERQEIAGADLSLHAETAYEFGVGGHGGSFQPLHDLITGKVSSEVAEEASVSGKESVQA from the coding sequence ATGGACTTCACCGCCGGTCTCGTTTGGCTCCTGGTCGCATCAGCATTCGTGCTGTTCATGACCCCGGGCCTGGCATTCTTCTATGGCGGCATGACCCGTGCCAAGGCCGCCTTGAACATGATGATGATGAGCTTCATCGCCATCGGCACAGTGACCATCGTCTGGGTCTTGTGGGGCGCATCGATGTCCACGAGCAACACGGACAACTTCTTCGAGCTCTTCGCGAACCCGTTCAGCCACTTCGGCTTGCACAACTTCACGGATCCGGCAGACCTCCTCCACGTCGGATACGCCGCAACCTTCGCGATCATCACTGTCGCGCTCATCTCCGGTGCCATCGCGGACCGCGCCAAGTTCTCGGCGTGGACGTTGTTCACCCCGATCTGGGCCACCCTCGTCTACGCGCCCTTGGCCTACATGGTCTGGGGTGGGGGCCTCTTCTCGGCAACCGGCTGGTTCGGCCAAACCTTCGCTCCCGTCATCGACTTCGCCGGTGGCACCGTGGTGCACATCAACGCCGGTGTAGCCGGCCTCATTCTCGTCCTGATCATCGGCAACCGCAAAGGCTTCGGCAAGGACCCGAACCACCGCCCGCACAACGTGCCCCTGGTCATGCTCGGCGCAGCCATCCTCTGGTTCGGCTGGTTCGGCTTCAACGCGGGTGCTGCGGCCAACGTGCAGCAGGCTGGCCTGATCTGGATCAACACTCTCGTCGCGCCGGCAGCCGCCATGCTCGGCTGGCTTATCGTTGAGCGCATCCGCGACGGCCACCCCACCTCGCTTGGTGCGGCATCGGGCGTCGTCGCCGGCCTGGTTGCCATCACGCCGGCTTGTGCGAACGTTTCCCCGCTCGGCGCCATCGCCCTCGGTGTTGCTGCCGGCGTTGCCTCGGCCCTCGCGGTTGGCCTCAAGTTCAAGCTTGGCTACGACGATTCGCTCGATGTCGTCGGCGTCCACCTCGTGTCCGGCATCATCGGCACCGTGGCCATCGGCTTCCTCGCCACTCCGACCCAGGGTCCCGCAGGCCTGTTCTACGGCGGCGGTACGACCCAGCTGGTCGCACAGTCCCTGGCGGCGCTCTGCTCGATCGTCTTCACCGGCGTCATGACATTCATCATCGCCTACCCGATCCACAAGCTCATGGGCTTCCGCATCTCCGAACGCCAGGAGATCGCCGGTGCAGACCTCAGCCTGCACGCCGAAACGGCATACGAGTTCGGCGTCGGCGGCCACGGCGGAAGCTTCCAGCCCCTTCACGACCTCATCACCGGCAAGGTATCGTCCGAAGTAGCTGAAGAAGCATCCGTATCAGGCAAGGAGAGTGTCCAGGCATGA
- a CDS encoding P-II family nitrogen regulator, whose translation MKLITAIVRPEKLDAIREGLEAYGVQGLTVSAASGYGRQRGYTEVYRGAEYNVDLLPKIRVEVLATDEQADDILDVLIASSNTGRAGDGKVWTVEVYEAVRVRTGERGAAAI comes from the coding sequence ATGAAACTCATCACGGCGATCGTCCGCCCGGAGAAGCTCGACGCCATCCGCGAGGGGCTCGAAGCATACGGGGTACAGGGACTGACGGTCAGCGCGGCCAGCGGCTACGGCCGGCAGCGCGGTTACACCGAGGTGTACCGCGGGGCCGAGTACAACGTGGATCTGCTTCCCAAGATCCGCGTTGAGGTCCTGGCCACGGATGAGCAGGCAGACGACATCCTCGATGTCCTGATTGCTTCCTCCAACACCGGCCGTGCCGGTGACGGCAAAGTCTGGACCGTAGAGGTCTACGAAGCCGTTCGTGTGCGCACGGGCGAGCGAGGCGCAGCAGCCATCTAA
- a CDS encoding glucose-6-phosphate dehydrogenase, which translates to MTSKTRVNTLLILGASGDLTGRLLLPGLARLVANGLADGLKLVGAGSDPWTPQQWTKRVGGAFEDAANGAGAAGRKAIAALEKSTEYHQLDVTADGQLATLLAGLEAPIAVYFALPPHISQKACEVLTAQQLPPGTSLVMEKPFGSGSESARELNKTLAALVPEDHIHRVDHFLGKATVFNILGLRFANSFLEPVWNRDHIEKVEIIFDEDLALEGRARYYDGAGALKDMIQSHLLHIMALLAIDAPSSIGERDLRDAISTVLRASSITAPYKKSTRRARYTAGRIGDRDVPDYVAEAGVDPARETETLAEVEVGIDTWRWKGVPFILRSGKALGAARKEAIVTFRPVPHLPSGFEGVDSPNQLRIGFGPDTLQLDVDVNGPGNIFTLNRVTLNAELNASDLLPYGEVLEGIITGDPLLSVRGDTAVDCWRIIEPVIKAWAKDSVPLEKYDAGGPGPADWPTAVGG; encoded by the coding sequence GTGACCAGCAAAACAAGAGTAAATACGTTGCTCATCCTAGGCGCCTCCGGAGATCTGACGGGCCGATTGCTGTTGCCGGGCCTTGCCAGGCTCGTGGCGAATGGCCTCGCAGACGGCCTGAAGCTTGTCGGAGCCGGCTCCGACCCGTGGACGCCGCAGCAGTGGACCAAACGTGTGGGTGGTGCCTTCGAGGATGCCGCCAACGGTGCAGGTGCCGCGGGCAGGAAAGCAATCGCGGCCCTGGAGAAAAGTACCGAATACCATCAATTGGACGTCACGGCGGATGGCCAGCTCGCGACGCTCCTGGCCGGGCTCGAAGCACCAATCGCCGTCTATTTCGCTTTGCCCCCGCACATCAGCCAGAAGGCCTGCGAGGTCCTCACCGCCCAACAGCTTCCCCCCGGAACAAGCCTGGTGATGGAGAAACCCTTCGGATCCGGTTCCGAATCCGCCCGGGAACTCAACAAGACCCTCGCCGCTTTGGTCCCGGAAGACCACATCCACCGCGTGGACCACTTCCTTGGCAAGGCCACCGTGTTCAACATCCTGGGCCTGCGCTTCGCCAACAGCTTCCTGGAGCCGGTGTGGAACCGGGATCACATCGAGAAGGTGGAGATCATCTTCGACGAAGACCTCGCACTCGAGGGGCGTGCGCGCTACTACGACGGAGCCGGCGCCCTCAAGGACATGATCCAGAGCCATTTGCTCCACATCATGGCGCTGCTGGCCATCGATGCCCCCTCCAGCATCGGCGAGCGCGATCTCCGCGACGCGATTTCCACGGTGCTGCGTGCGAGCAGCATCACCGCACCCTACAAGAAGTCCACCCGACGTGCGCGGTACACGGCCGGCCGGATCGGCGACCGGGACGTGCCGGACTATGTCGCGGAAGCGGGCGTGGACCCGGCCCGGGAAACGGAGACACTCGCAGAAGTCGAAGTGGGAATCGACACGTGGCGCTGGAAAGGCGTCCCCTTCATCCTGCGCTCGGGAAAGGCGCTCGGTGCCGCGCGGAAAGAGGCCATCGTCACCTTCCGGCCCGTCCCACACCTGCCGTCCGGATTCGAGGGCGTGGACTCCCCCAACCAGCTGCGCATCGGGTTCGGTCCTGACACTCTGCAGCTCGACGTCGACGTCAACGGTCCCGGAAACATCTTCACGCTCAATCGCGTGACGCTGAACGCGGAATTGAATGCTTCCGATCTGCTGCCTTACGGAGAAGTATTGGAGGGCATCATTACCGGCGATCCCCTGCTCTCAGTCCGCGGCGACACCGCAGTCGACTGCTGGCGGATCATCGAGCCCGTGATCAAGGCCTGGGCCAAGGATTCCGTGCCGCTCGAAAAGTACGACGCCGGCGGCCCCGGTCCCGCGGACTGGCCCACCGCCGTCGGGGGCTAG
- the ffh gene encoding signal recognition particle protein, giving the protein MFNSLSDRLTATFKNLRGKGRLTEADVDATVREIRRALLDADVAVPVVREFTGRVRERALGAEVSAALNPSQQIVKIVNEELQEILGGETRRIRLAKTGPTIIMLAGLQGAGKTTLAGKLAKWLKAQGHSPVLVAADLQRPNAVTQLQIVGERAGVPVFAPHPGTTSDLDVPTGDPVAVARSGVDEARQKLHDVVIVDTAGRLGVDAEMMDQARRIRQAIIPNEVLFVIDSMIGQDAVNTAVAFDEGVNFTGVVLSKLDGDARGGAALSVASVTGKPVMFASTGEGLDDFELFHPDRMASRILDMGDVLTLIEQAEKNWDKDEAARMAKKFADQEDFTLDDFLAQMQQIRNMGSMKKMLMMMPGAQNIRQQLEQFDEREIDRVEAIVRSMTPHERLAPKIINGSRRARIARGSGVHVSEVNGLLERFAQAQKMMKKLAQGGGMPGMPGMPGLGGGSRKASKNAPKKKPRSGNPAKAAQELRDAENKRAKAVPTGAAFGQAGGDFDPSQLNLPKGFDKFLGGK; this is encoded by the coding sequence GTGTTCAATTCACTCTCTGACCGGTTGACAGCAACCTTCAAGAATCTCCGTGGCAAGGGCCGCCTCACCGAGGCCGACGTCGATGCCACCGTCCGGGAGATCCGGCGCGCCCTTTTGGACGCCGACGTTGCCGTTCCCGTGGTCCGCGAGTTCACCGGCCGCGTCCGCGAACGTGCCCTGGGCGCCGAGGTTTCCGCAGCCCTGAACCCGAGCCAGCAGATCGTGAAGATCGTCAACGAGGAGCTCCAGGAGATCCTCGGCGGCGAGACCCGTCGTATCCGCTTGGCGAAGACCGGCCCCACCATCATCATGCTCGCCGGCTTGCAGGGTGCGGGTAAGACCACCCTTGCGGGCAAGCTTGCCAAATGGCTCAAGGCCCAAGGCCACAGCCCCGTGCTGGTCGCCGCCGACCTCCAGCGTCCCAACGCGGTGACGCAGCTCCAGATTGTCGGCGAACGCGCCGGTGTTCCCGTGTTCGCGCCGCACCCGGGCACCACCTCGGATCTGGATGTTCCCACCGGCGACCCCGTCGCCGTCGCACGCTCCGGCGTCGACGAAGCCCGCCAGAAGCTGCACGACGTCGTGATCGTGGACACCGCGGGCCGCCTCGGCGTCGACGCCGAAATGATGGACCAGGCGCGACGCATCCGCCAGGCGATCATCCCGAACGAAGTGCTGTTCGTGATCGACTCCATGATCGGCCAGGACGCCGTCAACACGGCGGTTGCCTTCGATGAAGGCGTCAACTTCACGGGTGTCGTGCTGTCAAAGCTCGACGGCGACGCCCGCGGTGGTGCCGCCCTCTCGGTAGCGTCTGTCACTGGAAAACCGGTCATGTTCGCGTCCACCGGCGAAGGCCTCGACGACTTCGAACTGTTCCACCCGGACCGCATGGCTTCCCGCATCCTCGATATGGGTGACGTTCTCACCCTGATCGAGCAGGCCGAGAAGAACTGGGACAAGGATGAAGCGGCCCGGATGGCGAAGAAGTTCGCCGACCAGGAAGACTTCACCCTGGACGACTTCCTCGCCCAGATGCAGCAGATCCGCAACATGGGTTCCATGAAGAAGATGCTCATGATGATGCCGGGTGCGCAGAACATCCGCCAGCAGCTGGAGCAGTTCGACGAGCGCGAAATCGATCGCGTGGAGGCGATTGTCCGCTCCATGACTCCGCACGAGCGTTTGGCTCCGAAGATCATCAACGGTTCCCGTCGCGCCCGCATCGCCCGTGGTTCCGGTGTCCACGTCTCCGAGGTCAACGGCCTCCTGGAGCGTTTCGCGCAAGCCCAGAAGATGATGAAGAAGCTGGCCCAGGGCGGCGGCATGCCCGGGATGCCTGGCATGCCCGGCCTCGGTGGCGGTTCCCGCAAGGCGAGCAAAAACGCGCCCAAGAAGAAGCCCCGTTCCGGAAACCCCGCCAAGGCGGCCCAGGAACTGCGCGACGCCGAGAACAAGCGGGCGAAAGCCGTTCCCACCGGCGCGGCATTCGGCCAGGCCGGCGGCGACTTCGATCCCTCGCAGCTGAACCTGCCCAAGGGTTTCGACAAGTTCCTCGGCGGCAAGTAG
- a CDS encoding alpha/beta fold hydrolase: MQKQRVVFVHGAGTFGAAAWPKQHGMALAYDALFLKRHGFDAQAEPLESDVAADVDIILECLGGREAASASGPARGGHVVAHSQGAISAMLAAVERPDLVRSLVLVEPACLSLTAELPATAAYRALMEPLFRIRHELSDDDYQREFVRRAFSSEAAVLSTPEARRTARRLRLQAPPWEAPLHIVPGVPTLVLTGGWEPLYEEIAGYLQETGALHRVAAGGHRPHDSVEGDRMIRSFIADVSRAGSVQAS; encoded by the coding sequence ATGCAAAAGCAGCGCGTTGTGTTTGTCCACGGAGCAGGCACATTCGGCGCTGCCGCTTGGCCGAAACAGCACGGCATGGCGCTGGCGTACGATGCACTGTTCCTGAAACGCCACGGCTTTGATGCGCAGGCCGAGCCTTTGGAATCCGATGTTGCGGCCGATGTGGACATTATCCTGGAGTGCCTCGGGGGACGGGAGGCCGCGTCAGCTTCCGGCCCCGCGCGGGGAGGCCATGTCGTAGCCCACTCCCAGGGCGCGATTTCCGCGATGTTGGCCGCGGTGGAGCGGCCGGACCTGGTCCGGTCCCTCGTGTTGGTGGAACCGGCTTGTCTTTCATTGACGGCCGAGTTGCCCGCCACCGCGGCTTACCGGGCACTCATGGAGCCGTTGTTCCGGATCCGCCACGAACTCAGCGATGACGATTACCAACGCGAATTCGTCCGCAGGGCGTTTTCTTCCGAGGCGGCCGTCCTCAGTACCCCGGAGGCCAGGCGCACCGCTCGACGCCTGCGGCTCCAGGCTCCGCCATGGGAAGCACCCCTGCATATTGTGCCGGGAGTCCCCACGCTTGTCCTGACCGGTGGTTGGGAACCCCTGTACGAAGAAATCGCGGGCTATTTGCAGGAAACCGGTGCCCTCCACCGCGTTGCGGCTGGAGGACACCGGCCTCATGACTCAGTTGAAGGAGACCGGATGATCCGGTCCTTCATCGCGGATGTCAGCCGCGCCGGATCAGTGCAAGCTTCCTGA
- the thiC gene encoding phosphomethylpyrimidine synthase ThiC, producing MSTKETQLSPTQNGSAQEVTQSLKSHSLAFLEDAESGIRVPVTEIALEPSPNGEANAPFQVYRTAGPGSDPVIGLEPFRSEWIEARGDTEAYSGRERNLLDDGKSAVRRGAASAEWKGAQPVPRRAVEGKNVTQMHYAKQGIVTPEMQFVALRENCDVELVRSEVAAGRAIIPNNINHPESEPMIIGKAFLVKINANIGNSAVTSSISEEVDKLQWATQWGADTVMDLSTGDDIHTTREWIIRNSPVPIGTVPIYQALEKVNGEANKLTWEIFRDTVIEQCEQGVDYMTIHAGVLLRYVPLTANRVTGIVSRGGSIMAGWCLAHHEENFLYTHFDELCEIFAKYDVAFSLGDGLRPGATADANDAAQFAELDTLAELTKRAWKYDVQVMVEGPGHIPFHLVRENVERQQELCDGAPFYTLGPLVTDVAPGYDHITSAIGATEIARYGTAMLCYVTPKEHLGLPNKDDVKTGVITYKIAAHAADLAKGHPGAHERDDALSKARFEFRWRDQFALSLDPVTAEAFHDETLPAEPAKTAHFCSMCGPKFCSMRISQDIRDEYGSADSQAAIAEMYSGMREKSEEFLASGGKVYLPELEIPAGKR from the coding sequence TTGAGCACCAAAGAAACACAGCTGAGCCCTACCCAAAACGGATCGGCGCAAGAGGTGACACAATCCCTCAAGTCCCATTCCCTCGCGTTCCTGGAAGATGCAGAGTCGGGAATCCGGGTTCCAGTGACTGAAATCGCCTTGGAACCGTCCCCCAACGGCGAGGCCAACGCGCCTTTCCAGGTGTACCGCACCGCGGGGCCCGGCAGTGACCCTGTGATTGGCCTGGAGCCGTTCCGGAGCGAGTGGATCGAAGCCCGCGGCGATACCGAGGCATACAGCGGCCGCGAACGGAACCTGCTCGACGACGGCAAGTCGGCCGTGCGCCGCGGCGCCGCCTCCGCAGAGTGGAAGGGCGCACAGCCGGTGCCCCGCCGCGCCGTCGAAGGCAAGAACGTGACACAGATGCACTATGCCAAGCAGGGCATCGTGACGCCCGAAATGCAGTTCGTGGCACTTCGCGAGAACTGCGATGTCGAACTTGTCCGCAGCGAAGTCGCCGCCGGCCGTGCCATCATTCCCAACAACATCAACCACCCCGAATCCGAACCGATGATCATCGGCAAGGCCTTCCTCGTGAAGATCAACGCCAACATCGGCAACTCGGCCGTCACCAGTTCCATCTCCGAAGAAGTGGACAAGCTGCAGTGGGCCACGCAATGGGGCGCCGACACGGTCATGGACCTGTCCACGGGCGACGACATCCACACCACCCGCGAATGGATCATCCGCAACTCGCCCGTCCCGATCGGCACCGTGCCCATCTACCAGGCCCTCGAGAAGGTCAACGGCGAAGCCAACAAGCTCACTTGGGAAATCTTCCGCGACACCGTCATTGAACAGTGCGAGCAGGGCGTGGACTACATGACCATCCACGCCGGCGTGTTGCTGCGGTACGTGCCACTCACCGCGAACCGCGTGACGGGCATCGTTTCCCGTGGCGGCTCCATCATGGCCGGCTGGTGCCTGGCGCACCATGAGGAAAACTTCCTTTACACCCACTTCGACGAACTCTGCGAAATCTTCGCCAAGTACGACGTCGCGTTCTCGCTCGGCGACGGCTTGCGCCCGGGAGCGACGGCGGACGCCAACGACGCCGCACAGTTCGCCGAGCTCGACACGCTCGCGGAGCTCACGAAGCGGGCGTGGAAGTACGACGTGCAGGTCATGGTGGAGGGCCCCGGGCACATCCCGTTCCACCTCGTCCGGGAGAACGTCGAGCGGCAGCAGGAACTGTGCGACGGCGCACCGTTCTACACCTTGGGCCCGCTTGTGACCGACGTTGCTCCGGGCTACGACCACATCACCTCGGCCATCGGCGCCACGGAGATTGCGCGCTACGGAACCGCGATGCTCTGCTACGTCACCCCGAAGGAACACCTGGGCCTGCCAAACAAGGACGACGTCAAGACAGGCGTGATCACCTACAAAATCGCCGCCCACGCCGCGGACCTTGCGAAGGGACACCCCGGCGCCCACGAACGCGACGATGCCCTGTCCAAGGCCCGCTTCGAGTTCCGCTGGCGTGACCAGTTTGCGCTGTCATTGGATCCGGTCACGGCCGAAGCGTTCCACGACGAGACTCTCCCGGCGGAACCGGCCAAGACGGCGCATTTCTGCTCCATGTGCGGACCGAAATTCTGCTCCATGCGCATCAGCCAGGACATCCGCGACGAATACGGCTCCGCGGATTCCCAGGCAGCCATCGCGGAAATGTACAGCGGGATGCGCGAAAAGAGCGAGGAATTCCTGGCATCCGGCGGCAAGGTCTACTTGCCCGAGCTCGAGATTCCCGCAGGAAAACGTTGA
- a CDS encoding amidohydrolase family protein translates to MAEITEFSGAVLTGPEKERRGLWSVDGRLTFLRPPAAPDVVLDGWVLPGLVDAHCHVGLGRGGAVDDETARLQATADRNAGTLLIRDAGSASDTRWLQRRTDMPRIIRAGRHIARQRRYIPGLAEEVEPEDLVEAVRKQARSGDGWVKIVGDWIDRSAGDLGPSFPAAIVKDAVTAAHDEGARVTAHCFAEGTIDDMLDAGIDCIEHATGLLPHHIPRLLDQGVPIVPTLINIATFPDIAKQAEAKFPRYAAHMTRLWERRHERVAEAFDAGVRVYAGTDAGSVIKHGRIGEEILELHRAGLPAAAALDAACWSAREWLGADGISEGASADVVLYANDPRASLEVVLNPQCTVLRGHISGSAGH, encoded by the coding sequence ATGGCGGAAATCACCGAGTTCAGCGGCGCCGTCCTCACCGGGCCGGAAAAGGAACGGCGCGGCCTCTGGTCGGTCGACGGACGGCTGACCTTTCTGCGGCCTCCTGCCGCGCCGGACGTCGTCCTGGACGGATGGGTGCTGCCCGGCCTTGTCGACGCGCACTGTCATGTTGGTTTGGGGAGGGGCGGAGCGGTGGACGACGAGACTGCCCGACTGCAGGCAACGGCGGACCGGAACGCCGGGACGCTCTTGATCCGCGACGCAGGATCCGCAAGCGACACGCGCTGGCTGCAGCGCCGGACGGACATGCCGAGGATCATCCGCGCGGGCAGGCACATCGCCAGGCAACGCCGGTACATCCCCGGACTGGCCGAAGAAGTCGAGCCCGAGGATCTCGTGGAGGCCGTGCGCAAGCAGGCACGGTCCGGAGACGGCTGGGTCAAGATCGTAGGGGACTGGATCGACCGCTCGGCAGGGGATCTTGGCCCGTCCTTTCCGGCCGCCATCGTCAAGGACGCGGTCACCGCGGCACACGACGAGGGAGCCCGGGTGACTGCCCATTGCTTCGCCGAAGGGACTATCGACGACATGCTCGACGCCGGCATCGACTGCATCGAGCACGCCACCGGTCTGTTGCCGCACCATATTCCCCGGCTGCTGGACCAGGGTGTGCCGATCGTCCCCACGCTCATCAACATTGCGACTTTTCCGGACATCGCGAAGCAGGCGGAAGCGAAGTTCCCGCGTTACGCCGCGCACATGACCAGGCTGTGGGAGCGCAGGCATGAACGCGTCGCCGAGGCATTCGACGCCGGAGTGCGGGTGTACGCCGGGACCGACGCCGGCAGCGTCATCAAGCACGGCCGGATCGGCGAGGAAATCCTGGAACTGCACCGCGCGGGCCTTCCGGCGGCCGCCGCCCTCGATGCCGCCTGCTGGTCCGCACGCGAGTGGCTGGGTGCCGACGGCATCAGCGAAGGTGCCAGTGCCGACGTCGTGCTCTACGCAAACGATCCCCGTGCGTCACTTGAGGTGGTGCTGAATCCGCAATGCACCGTGCTGAGGGGACATATTTCAGGAAGCGCCGGGCATTAG